In the Oncorhynchus keta strain PuntledgeMale-10-30-2019 chromosome 14, Oket_V2, whole genome shotgun sequence genome, one interval contains:
- the LOC118393574 gene encoding nucleus accumbens-associated protein 2-like isoform X2, which produces MSQLLHVEIPNFGSSVLESLNEQRLQGQYCDVAVMVNGQSFKAHRAVLAASSLYFRDLFSGSSQGMFELPSSVTPSCFQQILSFCYTGRLTMAASEQLVLMYTAGYLQIQNIVERRMNLMLKANSPHCDSQTATTEDLGFEPSSPNYSHPALLPGDTQMATCRIKQERLQDKLDVLSLPLATERRCVLIGRDTMALPPSLISQIGYRCHPTLYTEGDPGEKVELVGGSGVYMTRGQLMNCHLCAGIKHKVLLRRLLATFFDRNTLANSCGTGIRSSTNDPSRKPLDNRVLNTVKLYCQNFAPNFKESEMNVIAADMCTNARRVRKRWLPKIQSMLPETKESSRSSCKGQSRACASSQTSVLSSALPFEMDFRHLTSSYLTLEQQLYAESRKETLLPHLQFVGTTRSEEGAAAAELAESETEHGPERGGRGAQAGQGTERLSECLERAAEVPSLSTQGKAGAGGSPSSKHTGQQEDKLLEDDQ; this is translated from the exons ATGTCCCAGCTCCTGCATGTGGAGATCCCCAACTTTGGCAGCTCTGTGCTGGAGAGTCTGAACGAGCAGCGCCTGCAGGGCCAGTACTGTGATGTGGCCGTCATGGTCAACGGCCAGTCCTTTAAGGCCCACCGCGCCGTGCTGGCCGCCAGCAGCCTCTACTTCAGAGACTTGTTCAGTGGCAGCTCTCAGGGCATGTTTGAACTACCCTCCTCGGTCACCCCGTCCTGCTTCCAGCAGATCCTCTCCTTCTGCTACACGGGCAGGCTGACCATGGCCGCCAGCGAACAGCTCGTGCTCATGTACACGGCCGGCTACCTCCAGATCCAGAACATTGTGGAGCGCAGGATGAATCTCATGCTAAAGGCCAACTCTCCACACTGCGATTCCCAGACGGCCACCACCGAGGATCTGGGCTTCGAACCGTCAAGCCCCAACTACAGCCATCCGGCTCTGTTGCCAGGCGACACACAAATGGCCACTTGTAGGATTAAGCAGGAAAGAT TGCAGGATAAGTTGGACGTGTTGTCCCTACCTCTGGCCACTGAGAGGCGCTGTGTGCTGATCGGCAGGGACACGATGGCGCTGCCACCCAGTCTCATCAGCCAGATTGGCTACCGCTGCCATCCCACCCTGTACACAGAAGGGGATCCCGGGGAGAAGGTGGAGCTGGTGGGAG GTTCTGGTGTATATATGACTCGTGGCCAGTTGATGAACTGTCATTTGTGTGCCGGCATTAAGCACAAAGTCCTGCTGCGTCGGCTGCTCGCCACCTTCTTTGACAG AAACACACTGGCCAATAGCTGTGGAACTGGAATTCGCTCCTCCACCAATGATCCCAGCCGAAAACCGTTGGACAACAGAGTACTAAACACTGTCAAAC TCTACTGCCAGAACTTTGCACCTAATTTCAAAGAGAGTGAGATGAACGTGATTGCAGCCGACATGTGCACAAACGCCCGGCGTGTGCGAAAGCGCTGGCTGCCCAAGATCCAGTCCATGCTCCCAGAGACCAAGGAGAGCAGCAGAAGCTCCTGCAAGGGGCAGTCCAGGGCCTGTGCGTCATCCCAGACAAGTGTGCTGTCGTCGGCCTTGCCCTTTGAAATGGACTTCAGACACCTGACGTCGTCCTACCTGACCCTAGAACAGCAGCTCTACGCCGAGAGCCGCAAAGAGACTCTCCTACCTCACCTGCAGTTTGTGGGAACCACCAGGTCAGAGGAGGGGGCTGCAGCAGCAGAGCTGGCTGAGTCCGAGACAGAGCATGGGCCTGAGCGAGGAGGACGAGGAGCCCAGGCGGGCCAAGGAACTGAACGCCTCTCTGAGTGCTTGGAGAGAGCAGCTGAGGTCCCCTCCCTCAGCACACAGGGTAAGGCTGGGGCCGGGGGCTCCCCCTCCTCCAAACAcacaggacagcaggaggacaagtTGCTAGAAGATGACCAGTGA
- the LOC118393574 gene encoding nucleus accumbens-associated protein 2-like isoform X1 has translation MSQLLHVEIPNFGSSVLESLNEQRLQGQYCDVAVMVNGQSFKAHRAVLAASSLYFRDLFSGSSQGMFELPSSVTPSCFQQILSFCYTGRLTMAASEQLVLMYTAGYLQIQNIVERRMNLMLKANSPHCDSQTATTEDLGFEPSSPNYSHPALLPGDTQMATCRIKQERCESPMSEEHTAKGLKGYTTRSSAQCYMRAGGSGIVPGVQSYPMASGERSSPGASSLPATDSPTSHPNEEEFEEEFYGSSNTNGVYGQNYGHPTNSYSMQDKLDVLSLPLATERRCVLIGRDTMALPPSLISQIGYRCHPTLYTEGDPGEKVELVGGSGVYMTRGQLMNCHLCAGIKHKVLLRRLLATFFDRNTLANSCGTGIRSSTNDPSRKPLDNRVLNTVKLYCQNFAPNFKESEMNVIAADMCTNARRVRKRWLPKIQSMLPETKESSRSSCKGQSRACASSQTSVLSSALPFEMDFRHLTSSYLTLEQQLYAESRKETLLPHLQFVGTTRSEEGAAAAELAESETEHGPERGGRGAQAGQGTERLSECLERAAEVPSLSTQGKAGAGGSPSSKHTGQQEDKLLEDDQ, from the exons ATGTCCCAGCTCCTGCATGTGGAGATCCCCAACTTTGGCAGCTCTGTGCTGGAGAGTCTGAACGAGCAGCGCCTGCAGGGCCAGTACTGTGATGTGGCCGTCATGGTCAACGGCCAGTCCTTTAAGGCCCACCGCGCCGTGCTGGCCGCCAGCAGCCTCTACTTCAGAGACTTGTTCAGTGGCAGCTCTCAGGGCATGTTTGAACTACCCTCCTCGGTCACCCCGTCCTGCTTCCAGCAGATCCTCTCCTTCTGCTACACGGGCAGGCTGACCATGGCCGCCAGCGAACAGCTCGTGCTCATGTACACGGCCGGCTACCTCCAGATCCAGAACATTGTGGAGCGCAGGATGAATCTCATGCTAAAGGCCAACTCTCCACACTGCGATTCCCAGACGGCCACCACCGAGGATCTGGGCTTCGAACCGTCAAGCCCCAACTACAGCCATCCGGCTCTGTTGCCAGGCGACACACAAATGGCCACTTGTAGGATTAAGCAGGAAAGATGTGAGTCCCCAATGAGTGAGGAGCACACAGCTAAGGGCCTCAAGGGCTACACCACAAGGAGCAGTGCGCAATGTTACATGAGGGCAGGAGGGAGTGGTATTGTACCCGGAGTACAGTCGTACCCTATGGCCTCTGGTGAGCGCTCTAGCCCAGGGGCCTCCAGCCTCCCAGCCACTGACAGCCCCACTTCCCACCCCAACGAGGAGGAGTTTGAAGAGGAGTTCTACGGCAGCAGCAATACAAACGGGGTTTATGGGCAGAATTATGGGCACCCAACCAACTCCTACAGCA TGCAGGATAAGTTGGACGTGTTGTCCCTACCTCTGGCCACTGAGAGGCGCTGTGTGCTGATCGGCAGGGACACGATGGCGCTGCCACCCAGTCTCATCAGCCAGATTGGCTACCGCTGCCATCCCACCCTGTACACAGAAGGGGATCCCGGGGAGAAGGTGGAGCTGGTGGGAG GTTCTGGTGTATATATGACTCGTGGCCAGTTGATGAACTGTCATTTGTGTGCCGGCATTAAGCACAAAGTCCTGCTGCGTCGGCTGCTCGCCACCTTCTTTGACAG AAACACACTGGCCAATAGCTGTGGAACTGGAATTCGCTCCTCCACCAATGATCCCAGCCGAAAACCGTTGGACAACAGAGTACTAAACACTGTCAAAC TCTACTGCCAGAACTTTGCACCTAATTTCAAAGAGAGTGAGATGAACGTGATTGCAGCCGACATGTGCACAAACGCCCGGCGTGTGCGAAAGCGCTGGCTGCCCAAGATCCAGTCCATGCTCCCAGAGACCAAGGAGAGCAGCAGAAGCTCCTGCAAGGGGCAGTCCAGGGCCTGTGCGTCATCCCAGACAAGTGTGCTGTCGTCGGCCTTGCCCTTTGAAATGGACTTCAGACACCTGACGTCGTCCTACCTGACCCTAGAACAGCAGCTCTACGCCGAGAGCCGCAAAGAGACTCTCCTACCTCACCTGCAGTTTGTGGGAACCACCAGGTCAGAGGAGGGGGCTGCAGCAGCAGAGCTGGCTGAGTCCGAGACAGAGCATGGGCCTGAGCGAGGAGGACGAGGAGCCCAGGCGGGCCAAGGAACTGAACGCCTCTCTGAGTGCTTGGAGAGAGCAGCTGAGGTCCCCTCCCTCAGCACACAGGGTAAGGCTGGGGCCGGGGGCTCCCCCTCCTCCAAACAcacaggacagcaggaggacaagtTGCTAGAAGATGACCAGTGA